A region from the Leptolyngbya iicbica LK genome encodes:
- a CDS encoding transglycosylase domain-containing protein, protein MSTNTYRKQTAARRSNHLTSGVVKFVQDVGQISVATLLGTTMLVSSIAAGGLVGLAISFRNLPDVRVLRNYLPSETSYVYDINGTLLYSLHDEANREVVDLNEVSPHLKRAVLAIEDSYFYSHQGINPSSVGRALLANVQAGSTVEGGSTITMQLVKNLFLTPEQAVSRKVAEAVLSMRLEQIFSKDQILEMYLNQVYWGHNTYGVETAAQSYFNKSAKDLNLAEAAMMAGLIQAPEGYSPFVNYQLAKQRQATVLGRMRQLGWITPEEETTAKAQPLLVGEITSFRTSAAPYVTEAVVQELKETFGNDAVVKGGMRVQTTVALDMQRMAEETVRRNHEAMRARGIRADQMALVAIDPRTHFVKAMVGGVNYDDSQFNRAVQAQRQPGSAFKPFVYYAAFASGRYTPDSIIQDTPASYPDGYEYYSPRNYDGSFMGSIPIRKALELSRNVPAVKLGQSVGVDHIIEICRLLGIESPMEPVISLPLGAVDLTPMEMAGAYATFASNGWYSEPTFIVQVTDSNGNVLLDNTPKPQLILDPWATAALTDVLQGVVARGTGTGAQIGRPAAGKTGTTDSQRDVWFVGYVPQLATAIWVGNDDYSPMGAGATGGGYVAPVWRDFMQKALADVPVEGFRSPSEFAKP, encoded by the coding sequence GTGTCGACTAACACCTATCGAAAACAAACCGCTGCCCGCCGCTCAAACCATCTCACCAGCGGTGTCGTCAAGTTTGTGCAAGATGTCGGTCAGATTAGCGTGGCAACCCTGCTCGGCACGACCATGCTGGTGAGTTCGATCGCGGCGGGTGGGCTAGTGGGTCTCGCCATTAGCTTTCGCAACTTGCCTGACGTGCGAGTGCTGCGCAACTATCTGCCCAGCGAAACGAGTTATGTCTACGACATCAATGGCACGCTACTTTACAGCCTGCACGACGAGGCCAACCGCGAAGTAGTTGATCTAAACGAAGTTTCCCCTCATCTCAAGCGGGCGGTGCTGGCGATCGAAGACAGCTATTTTTACTCGCACCAAGGCATTAATCCCAGTAGCGTCGGCCGCGCCTTATTGGCCAACGTGCAGGCCGGCAGCACCGTTGAGGGCGGTTCCACCATCACCATGCAGTTGGTGAAAAACCTGTTTCTCACCCCCGAACAAGCCGTTAGTCGAAAGGTGGCAGAAGCCGTCCTATCCATGCGGCTAGAGCAGATTTTCTCCAAAGACCAGATTCTCGAAATGTATTTGAATCAGGTGTACTGGGGTCACAATACTTACGGGGTGGAAACGGCCGCGCAAAGCTATTTCAACAAGTCGGCTAAAGACCTGAACTTGGCTGAAGCCGCCATGATGGCCGGGCTCATTCAAGCACCAGAGGGCTACAGCCCCTTTGTGAACTATCAGTTAGCGAAACAGCGTCAAGCTACGGTGTTAGGCCGTATGCGACAGCTGGGATGGATCACGCCGGAAGAAGAGACAACCGCGAAAGCTCAGCCCTTGCTCGTGGGTGAAATCACCTCCTTCCGCACCAGTGCGGCTCCGTATGTGACTGAGGCCGTCGTACAAGAGCTGAAAGAGACGTTTGGGAATGATGCCGTCGTGAAAGGCGGGATGCGGGTACAAACGACAGTCGCGTTAGATATGCAGCGCATGGCCGAAGAAACCGTCCGTCGCAACCATGAGGCGATGCGCGCGCGGGGCATTCGCGCCGACCAAATGGCTTTAGTGGCGATCGACCCCCGCACCCACTTTGTCAAGGCGATGGTGGGCGGCGTCAACTACGACGACAGCCAGTTTAACCGGGCCGTGCAAGCTCAGCGCCAACCGGGGTCTGCGTTCAAACCGTTCGTGTACTATGCGGCGTTTGCGTCGGGGCGCTACACTCCAGACAGCATTATCCAAGATACGCCGGCTAGTTACCCTGACGGGTATGAGTACTACAGCCCGCGCAATTATGACGGTAGCTTTATGGGCAGTATTCCCATTCGCAAAGCGTTGGAGCTGTCGCGTAACGTGCCTGCGGTCAAACTAGGGCAGTCGGTCGGGGTCGATCACATTATCGAGATCTGTCGCCTGTTGGGGATTGAAAGTCCTATGGAACCGGTGATTTCTCTACCTTTGGGAGCGGTGGATTTGACGCCGATGGAAATGGCCGGAGCTTATGCGACCTTTGCGAGCAATGGTTGGTACTCAGAGCCGACCTTTATCGTGCAGGTAACCGATAGCAACGGGAATGTGCTATTGGATAACACACCCAAACCCCAACTCATCCTTGATCCCTGGGCGACGGCAGCGCTGACTGATGTGTTGCAAGGGGTCGTGGCTCGCGGGACGGGGACGGGAGCTCAGATTGGTCGCCCTGCGGCGGGTAAAACTGGCACAACTGATTCGCAGCGCGATGTCTGGTTTGTAGGCTATGTGCCCCAATTGGCAACGGCAATTTGGGTTGGCAATGACGATTACTCGCCCATGGGGGCGGGGGCTACTGGCGGTGGGTATGTGGCTCCGGTGTGGCGCGACTTTATGCAAAAGGCGCTGGCCGATGTACCGGTAGAGGGCTTCCGCAGTCCTTCTGAATTTGCGAAGCCATAA
- the mazG gene encoding nucleoside triphosphate pyrophosphohydrolase → MTTSSQPRTAILQALDRLVEVVAALRHPETGCPWDLQQTHKTLVPYVIEEAYEVVDAIHGDDTEHIAEELGDLLLQVVLQAQVAQDEGTFDLQVVADGIADKLIRRHPHVFGDVAVDSVDEVHRNWEKIKAEEKGEPHNPHQLAPKLRKYNRTLPPLLAATKISQKAAKAGFEWDSVDGVWEKFHEELDEFRTAIAHEPQENQLAELGDLLFTLVNIARWHGLDASEALQTTNRRFIQRFEQVENQSDRPLTDYSGEELEALWQQAKAHLKQSG, encoded by the coding sequence ATGACGACTTCTTCGCAGCCCCGTACAGCCATTCTGCAAGCGCTAGATCGGTTGGTTGAGGTGGTGGCAGCACTGCGACATCCCGAGACGGGCTGCCCCTGGGATTTACAGCAGACCCACAAAACGCTGGTGCCCTACGTCATCGAAGAAGCGTATGAAGTGGTCGATGCTATCCACGGAGATGACACCGAGCACATTGCGGAAGAACTAGGCGACTTACTGCTCCAAGTAGTGTTGCAAGCCCAGGTGGCTCAAGACGAGGGCACTTTTGACTTGCAGGTGGTTGCTGATGGTATTGCGGACAAGTTGATTCGTCGACATCCCCACGTCTTTGGCGATGTCGCAGTTGACAGCGTAGATGAGGTGCATCGCAACTGGGAAAAAATCAAGGCGGAGGAAAAGGGAGAACCTCACAACCCTCATCAGTTGGCACCCAAGTTGCGTAAATATAACCGGACGCTGCCACCGCTGCTGGCCGCCACCAAAATCTCGCAAAAAGCGGCCAAAGCCGGTTTTGAATGGGATTCTGTCGATGGGGTGTGGGAAAAGTTTCACGAAGAGTTAGATGAGTTTCGCACCGCGATCGCTCACGAACCCCAAGAAAATCAACTAGCCGAACTGGGTGACCTGCTCTTTACCTTGGTGAATATCGCTCGCTGGCATGGATTAGATGCCTCTGAAGCTTTACAAACCACCAACCGTCGCTTTATTCAGCGGTTTGAACAAGTGGAAAACCAGAGCGATCGCCCCCTCACCGATTACTCAGGCGAAGAACTCGAAGCCCTGTGGCAACAGGCCAAAGCCCACCTCAAGCAATCGGGCTGA
- a CDS encoding MEKHLA domain-containing protein, whose product MHPSLDQQSSVQLWSQHLANSYAHWRHEPLVTVTEPQTLAQALFEAPFAIVSHGTQADPIFNYANRCALDLWELDWPAFTQLPSRLSAEPMHRDERATMLAQLNTQGYVDKYQGIRISSQGRRFYIQQAVIWNVINQNGDRLGQAATFAHWQFL is encoded by the coding sequence ATGCACCCTTCCCTCGATCAACAGTCCTCAGTACAACTTTGGAGCCAGCATTTGGCCAATAGCTACGCCCATTGGCGACATGAGCCGTTGGTCACAGTGACCGAGCCCCAAACCCTAGCACAAGCTTTATTTGAGGCTCCGTTTGCGATCGTCTCCCATGGCACTCAGGCTGATCCGATTTTTAACTATGCCAACCGTTGTGCCCTCGATTTGTGGGAACTCGATTGGCCTGCCTTTACCCAACTGCCGTCGCGGTTAAGTGCCGAACCGATGCATCGCGACGAACGAGCGACAATGCTGGCTCAGCTCAACACCCAGGGCTATGTTGATAAATATCAGGGCATTCGCATCTCTAGCCAGGGCAGACGCTTCTACATTCAGCAAGCCGTCATTTGGAACGTGATCAACCAGAATGGCGATCGCCTTGGCCAAGCCGCCACCTTTGCCCACTGGCAATTTTTATAA
- a CDS encoding metal-binding protein — MPSGKTHDRVTVWLTPWVGLGAMLVTERWLYTSLVVMGFVFAGFMFGPDLDIHSVQTKRWGRMGWLWWPYRRRVRHRSWLSHGFLAGSIGRCLYLLVAILLLILFGLQITNTAGHTTVTWNDLGRMTGQILVDYWRLWVAIAIGIELGAMSHYTADEWVSSWKRARRSAVPKKRRSRKRRRR, encoded by the coding sequence ATGCCATCTGGTAAAACTCACGATCGCGTGACTGTGTGGCTCACCCCCTGGGTGGGGCTGGGGGCCATGCTGGTGACTGAGCGGTGGCTTTACACAAGTTTGGTGGTGATGGGGTTCGTGTTTGCGGGCTTTATGTTTGGTCCTGATTTGGATATTCATTCAGTACAGACTAAGCGGTGGGGCCGAATGGGGTGGCTGTGGTGGCCGTATCGTCGCCGGGTGCGCCATCGCTCTTGGCTATCTCACGGATTTTTGGCTGGCAGCATTGGGCGATGCCTGTATCTGTTGGTGGCGATCTTGCTCCTGATTCTCTTTGGGTTGCAAATCACAAATACAGCGGGCCATACCACCGTGACGTGGAATGATCTGGGGCGCATGACGGGGCAAATTTTGGTGGATTATTGGCGGCTATGGGTGGCGATCGCGATCGGCATCGAACTCGGGGCCATGAGCCATTACACTGCTGACGAGTGGGTTTCTAGTTGGAAACGTGCTCGTCGCTCAGCGGTCCCCAAAAAGCGGCGATCGCGCAAACGGCGTCGTCGATAA
- a CDS encoding esterase/lipase family protein has product MQVLLVHGLSRTPASLLPLAWRLQTSGWQTHAFGYAAIFETFDQIVERLRHQLHDLSQQGPYSVVAHSLGGLLLRAALESQLLRSPAHVVMLGPPNQRPRLAPMAWQLPPFQWFTGQCGFNLTRLDFFHQLPLLRSPYTIIAGVGGPTGLLSPFGTEANDGIVAISETRMSDRDHPLEFPVEHTFMMNDTAVQSAIVTAIQNAV; this is encoded by the coding sequence ATGCAAGTGTTATTAGTTCACGGTCTCAGTCGCACTCCGGCCTCTCTGCTGCCACTGGCTTGGCGATTACAAACCAGCGGTTGGCAGACCCATGCATTCGGTTATGCCGCGATTTTTGAAACGTTTGACCAAATTGTCGAACGTCTGCGGCACCAGCTACATGACTTGAGTCAACAAGGGCCTTACAGCGTTGTGGCCCATTCTTTAGGGGGGCTGCTGCTGCGAGCCGCTTTGGAAAGTCAGCTGCTGCGATCGCCCGCCCATGTCGTGATGCTGGGGCCGCCCAATCAACGCCCGCGTTTAGCGCCGATGGCCTGGCAGCTACCGCCGTTTCAATGGTTTACCGGGCAGTGCGGCTTTAACCTGACCCGCCTTGATTTTTTCCACCAGTTGCCGCTGTTGCGATCGCCTTACACCATCATTGCTGGCGTAGGCGGTCCCACAGGGCTACTGAGTCCCTTTGGCACAGAGGCCAATGACGGGATTGTCGCCATTAGCGAGACTCGGATGAGCGATCGCGATCACCCCCTTGAGTTCCCTGTCGAACATACCTTCATGATGAACGACACCGCTGTCCAATCAGCGATCGTTACCGCAATCCAAAACGCTGTGTAA
- a CDS encoding DUF445 domain-containing protein has product MDWSDIWLLLAPPCVGGVIGYFTNDLAIKMLFRPYRPYYVFKRRLPLTPGLIPSNQSRLARRVADTIMGSLLTPEEMEKLARRLLQTERTKQAIRWLLELSLDQIQSRNQARTAEIVGKVLQDVFGTSLPRLLRVWARREDFLKAQIDQIFDQVLLDFQLTPEQAQQLSNWLLISVLPPDRLRRMLIDFLTDRNIHTIDEIFRSRTSGTYWVVANLFGVRNSLTRLRSFCLDERDITNARIAELVEALNVNPRLQEIFQQMTLQQLPVATVRELRKTIREAVRGYIQTLGPDLLKGLSTTINWQMLATQLLNRLQNSQVISDSLDPVSEELALILERYLERDLENLVAQVIPILNIDQVIIERVSATNPRDLEIAVQGIVRNELQAIVNLGGILGFLIGGLQAAFYYFQ; this is encoded by the coding sequence ATGGATTGGTCTGATATTTGGCTATTGTTAGCGCCGCCCTGTGTCGGCGGCGTCATCGGTTATTTTACAAATGACCTGGCCATCAAGATGCTTTTTCGGCCTTATCGGCCCTATTATGTGTTCAAGCGGCGGCTACCCTTAACGCCGGGCTTGATTCCCAGCAATCAAAGCCGATTGGCCCGTCGCGTCGCGGATACCATCATGGGCTCGCTGCTGACGCCAGAAGAGATGGAAAAACTGGCCCGGCGGCTGTTGCAAACCGAACGGACGAAGCAAGCCATTCGGTGGCTGCTGGAACTCAGCCTCGACCAGATCCAGTCTCGGAATCAAGCGCGAACGGCAGAGATCGTTGGCAAAGTGTTGCAGGACGTCTTTGGCACTTCGTTGCCTCGATTGCTGCGGGTCTGGGCGCGCCGCGAAGATTTCCTCAAGGCGCAAATCGATCAAATCTTTGACCAGGTCTTGCTCGACTTTCAACTCACACCAGAACAAGCGCAACAACTCTCGAACTGGCTACTGATTTCGGTGTTGCCGCCGGATCGCTTACGCCGCATGCTGATCGATTTTTTGACCGATCGCAATATTCACACCATCGACGAAATTTTTCGGTCGCGGACGAGCGGCACCTATTGGGTGGTTGCCAATCTCTTTGGCGTGCGCAATTCCTTGACCCGTCTGCGCTCCTTTTGTCTGGATGAGCGCGACATTACCAATGCACGCATTGCTGAACTAGTCGAAGCGCTCAACGTGAATCCACGGCTGCAAGAAATCTTTCAGCAAATGACGCTGCAGCAATTGCCGGTCGCAACCGTTCGAGAGTTGCGTAAAACCATTCGTGAAGCGGTGCGGGGATACATTCAAACTTTAGGGCCGGATTTGTTAAAAGGCTTGAGCACAACCATTAACTGGCAAATGCTAGCGACTCAGTTGCTCAACCGTTTGCAAAACTCCCAAGTGATTAGCGATTCTCTCGACCCGGTGAGTGAGGAATTAGCCCTGATTTTAGAACGGTATCTAGAGCGAGATTTGGAAAACTTAGTCGCGCAAGTGATTCCTATTTTAAATATTGACCAGGTAATTATCGAACGAGTTTCAGCCACTAATCCACGAGATTTAGAGATTGCCGTACAGGGCATTGTCCGTAATGAATTGCAAGCAATTGTGAACCTTGGGGGGATTTTGGGCTTTTTAATCGGCGGGTTACAGGCGGCTTTCTACTATTTTCAATAA
- the ubiE gene encoding bifunctional demethylmenaquinone methyltransferase/2-methoxy-6-polyprenyl-1,4-benzoquinol methylase UbiE encodes MTFDNAAPAAQDIQQLFDRIAPVYDDFNQQLSWGLHRIWKQMAVDWSGAAVGQTCLDVCCGSGDLALLLARRVGPTGTVYGVDFSPAQLAIARQKSARQFRLAPLHWVEGDALALPFADGQFEAATMAYGLRNLTNLTQGLKELRRVLKPGAKAAVLDFLQPQSAWLRQFQHWYLNTVVVPTAQNFGMTDEYAYIAPSVERFPLGPAQRQLALDAGFSSAVHYPIAGGLMGILVLTR; translated from the coding sequence ATGACTTTTGATAACGCTGCGCCTGCCGCTCAAGATATTCAACAACTCTTTGACCGGATTGCTCCTGTCTACGACGACTTTAACCAACAGTTGAGCTGGGGCTTGCATCGCATCTGGAAACAAATGGCCGTCGATTGGAGTGGCGCGGCAGTCGGTCAAACCTGTTTGGATGTGTGCTGTGGCAGTGGTGATCTGGCGCTGCTATTAGCGCGGCGAGTCGGGCCAACTGGCACGGTGTATGGAGTCGATTTTTCTCCCGCTCAATTGGCGATCGCGCGCCAAAAGTCTGCCCGGCAATTTCGCCTCGCCCCCCTGCACTGGGTCGAGGGCGATGCTCTGGCCCTGCCCTTTGCTGATGGACAGTTTGAAGCCGCCACGATGGCTTACGGCTTACGCAATCTCACCAACCTGACCCAAGGTCTCAAAGAGTTACGACGAGTGCTAAAACCAGGCGCTAAAGCTGCGGTGCTCGACTTTTTGCAACCGCAATCCGCCTGGCTTCGGCAATTTCAACATTGGTATCTCAATACGGTCGTGGTGCCCACCGCACAAAACTTCGGGATGACAGATGAGTATGCCTATATCGCTCCCAGTGTCGAGCGATTTCCCTTGGGACCAGCACAACGGCAACTGGCTTTGGATGCGGGATTTTCCTCAGCCGTTCACTATCCTATTGCGGGCGGTCTGATGGGCATATTAGTGTTGACCCGCTAG
- a CDS encoding response regulator, translating to MAAARSRNTNKAKMLVVDDEPDNLDLLYRTFRRDFNVLRAESGHQALEVLAEHGEVAVIISDQRMPEMKGTEFLSKTVPEFPDTVRIILTGFTDVEDLVDAINAGQVYRYITKPWNPDELKLVVDQAASTYDLLKQRGEAIDLLQNQHWLVMEMANIAQSQETVVTALPAIAAALQKVTAADGAAVHLVEGDTLGDDMGTAGAIAPILLKQDPLIAEAITAQQLKFMPNAAKVSDSTSKELYETHQVGAHGGVPVLFRGAVVAVISLQWQSPHEFTKTLQDFLGMASHQVALTLACL from the coding sequence ATGGCTGCTGCTCGTTCCCGAAACACCAATAAAGCCAAAATGTTGGTTGTAGATGATGAGCCGGACAATCTAGATCTGCTTTATCGAACCTTTCGCCGTGACTTTAACGTTTTGCGTGCCGAAAGCGGGCATCAAGCGCTAGAGGTATTGGCTGAGCACGGTGAGGTAGCTGTCATCATTTCTGATCAACGGATGCCAGAGATGAAGGGGACGGAATTCTTAAGCAAAACCGTGCCCGAGTTCCCGGACACTGTACGCATTATTTTGACTGGGTTTACCGATGTGGAAGATCTGGTCGATGCGATTAACGCAGGGCAGGTCTATCGCTACATCACTAAACCGTGGAATCCTGATGAGCTGAAGCTCGTTGTTGATCAGGCGGCGAGTACCTATGACTTGCTGAAGCAGCGAGGTGAAGCCATTGACCTGCTGCAAAATCAGCACTGGCTGGTGATGGAGATGGCTAATATTGCGCAGTCTCAGGAGACTGTAGTGACGGCTTTACCGGCGATCGCTGCCGCCCTGCAAAAAGTTACGGCAGCCGATGGCGCGGCCGTTCATCTAGTGGAAGGGGATACCTTGGGGGATGATATGGGGACCGCCGGAGCGATCGCGCCTATTCTGCTCAAGCAAGATCCATTGATTGCAGAGGCCATTACTGCGCAGCAATTGAAGTTCATGCCTAATGCCGCAAAAGTTTCAGACTCTACGAGCAAAGAACTCTACGAGACGCATCAGGTCGGCGCTCATGGCGGGGTGCCCGTCCTCTTTCGTGGTGCCGTCGTGGCAGTCATTTCCTTACAGTGGCAATCGCCCCACGAATTCACTAAAACGCTGCAAGATTTTCTGGGCATGGCTTCTCACCAGGTGGCCTTGACGTTGGCCTGTTTGTAG
- a CDS encoding DUF1997 domain-containing protein, producing the protein MVDSTEDNADHQTAESLRHQPVLFHGDYTGSMEMAADRDTVAHYLDDHQSWFLRCAYPMTATPLGNNGYDLSIGHFGALGYDVEPKVGLHLLPQDHGVYRIETIEIPGYVSLGYEVDFKAALELNETSIATGQVLTQVDWTLELKVWVGFPRFIQALPQRIIQKTGDHLLSQIVRQVSKRLTHKVQADFHETLNLSFPESYCKRNHHFFERFSRSQDHCEHS; encoded by the coding sequence TTGGTTGACTCTACAGAAGACAACGCTGATCATCAAACTGCGGAATCTCTCCGTCACCAACCCGTGCTGTTTCACGGTGACTACACCGGCAGCATGGAAATGGCGGCAGATCGTGATACGGTTGCGCACTACTTAGATGATCATCAGTCCTGGTTTTTGCGCTGCGCATATCCCATGACGGCGACCCCCCTGGGCAATAATGGCTACGACCTGAGCATTGGGCATTTTGGGGCCTTAGGTTACGACGTTGAACCTAAAGTCGGTTTACATCTGCTACCGCAGGACCACGGCGTTTATCGTATTGAAACTATTGAAATACCTGGGTATGTCTCCCTTGGCTATGAGGTCGACTTCAAAGCCGCTCTTGAGCTGAATGAAACTTCAATCGCGACCGGCCAGGTTTTGACACAGGTAGACTGGACCCTAGAGCTAAAAGTGTGGGTGGGTTTTCCTCGATTTATTCAGGCTTTGCCCCAGCGCATCATTCAGAAAACCGGCGATCATTTGCTGAGTCAAATTGTTCGACAAGTTTCCAAACGGTTAACTCACAAGGTGCAAGCCGACTTCCACGAAACGCTGAACTTGTCATTCCCGGAAAGTTACTGCAAGCGCAACCACCACTTTTTTGAGCGCTTTTCTCGCAGTCAAGACCACTGCGAGCATTCCTAG